A genome region from Desulfovibrio sp. X2 includes the following:
- a CDS encoding toprim domain-containing protein, giving the protein MLRNDISPEEVVRALLAEPSYGFQRKGEYLRAGKCPGCGKKTLYVGTAHPWVLRCERLNKCSFEEPVRSALPSLFADFANRFPPTEENRNATADAYLGLDRGFDISRLRGWYEQAAYPVPGTTEHIPSVRFYLDPERTRWWERLIGRTKKDGQKAHFGGRRKDDGTLFQGDVWTPPGQKLERGDRCFIVEGIFHAIALYLCGFKVAAAFSCNHIPEAFIQEHKGENIRWVVALDSDKAGGDWSRKHHKRLKELGELATVIRLPDGQDWDDLYRSGRINDAFISERLYYGRLFMAETVEEKAYHYYVRNRRMSFLLDFKNAMFSITVPSAFEKEISQGAATWQEQQIMAKKKEGQEGETAGEKEAPAESTENPIESVLKSPEGRELFTRHVGVDQISNVHPRFLYMERDVLVDEQRYVFGIAYANGQPDDIIAMEGTAITSPDAFHKALLNRSRGGTFDGDMRQLKILRDRWLNSRLTTVQALPFVGYDKDTKAYIFQDHAWHNGRRLDLNKHGYFEINRTGIKSVLNGIRINTDGSKFDPGWLKQFARAFHWQGLATLGFWFGSLFVQQIRATHKTFPFLELTGEPGAGKSTILEFLWKCVGRDDYEGFDLLKSSPAGRRRAFSQVSNMPVVIIESDRDNGERDARQKQFGFDEVKPFFNGRGTGTLGVARRSNDVEEHLFQASLLISQNAEVDGSEALLQRIVHCHADKKHHGPGTREVARWFERQTSAEVGGFLAAALGREREILEKYTEAFERIEAHYAAMGALKNERIIKNHAQVAACGEALQVLFPDMAGHLTEGLTEYLHIRAKAREQRLAADHPLVEQFWEIFDYLQSGRAHKIGNSLNHSKDPGTIAVNLNHFREESRAGGQPDLDMQALKKLLPFCKRFKFLDANRTVRSCQTEKPMKCWVFQQK; this is encoded by the coding sequence ATGCTGCGTAACGACATTTCCCCGGAAGAAGTCGTCCGCGCCCTGCTGGCCGAGCCGTCCTACGGCTTCCAGCGAAAGGGCGAGTACCTGCGCGCGGGGAAGTGCCCGGGCTGCGGCAAGAAGACCCTGTACGTGGGCACGGCCCACCCCTGGGTGCTCCGCTGCGAGCGCCTCAACAAATGCTCGTTCGAGGAGCCCGTGCGCTCCGCTCTTCCATCCCTCTTCGCCGACTTCGCCAACCGCTTCCCGCCCACCGAGGAAAACCGCAACGCCACGGCCGACGCCTATCTCGGGCTCGACCGCGGGTTCGACATTTCGCGCCTGCGCGGCTGGTACGAACAGGCGGCCTACCCGGTTCCCGGCACCACGGAGCACATCCCCTCGGTCCGCTTCTACCTCGACCCCGAGCGCACCCGCTGGTGGGAGCGGCTCATAGGCCGCACCAAGAAGGACGGGCAGAAGGCCCACTTCGGCGGCAGGCGCAAGGACGACGGGACGCTGTTCCAGGGAGACGTCTGGACGCCCCCGGGCCAGAAGCTCGAGCGCGGCGACCGCTGCTTCATCGTGGAGGGCATCTTCCACGCCATCGCCCTCTACCTCTGCGGGTTCAAGGTCGCCGCGGCCTTCTCCTGCAACCACATCCCGGAAGCTTTCATCCAGGAGCACAAGGGCGAGAACATCCGGTGGGTCGTGGCCCTGGATTCGGACAAGGCCGGGGGCGACTGGTCGCGCAAGCACCACAAGCGGCTCAAGGAGCTGGGCGAGCTGGCCACGGTCATCCGCCTGCCCGATGGCCAGGATTGGGACGACCTCTACCGCTCCGGCCGCATCAACGACGCCTTCATTTCCGAACGCCTCTACTACGGCCGCCTCTTCATGGCCGAGACGGTGGAGGAGAAGGCCTACCACTACTACGTGCGCAACCGGCGCATGTCCTTCCTCTTGGACTTCAAGAACGCCATGTTCTCCATCACCGTCCCAAGTGCTTTCGAGAAGGAAATCAGCCAGGGGGCTGCCACGTGGCAGGAACAGCAGATCATGGCCAAGAAGAAGGAGGGGCAGGAAGGGGAGACGGCGGGCGAAAAGGAGGCCCCTGCGGAGAGCACGGAAAACCCAATCGAAAGCGTTCTCAAGTCGCCCGAGGGCCGGGAACTCTTCACCCGCCACGTCGGCGTCGACCAGATCTCGAACGTCCATCCCCGCTTCCTCTACATGGAACGCGACGTCCTGGTCGACGAGCAGCGCTACGTCTTCGGCATCGCCTACGCCAACGGCCAGCCTGACGACATCATCGCGATGGAGGGCACGGCCATCACCTCGCCGGATGCATTCCACAAGGCCCTGCTCAACCGCTCGCGCGGCGGCACCTTCGACGGCGACATGCGCCAGTTGAAGATCCTGCGCGACCGCTGGCTCAACTCCCGCCTGACCACGGTGCAGGCCCTGCCCTTCGTCGGCTATGACAAGGATACCAAGGCCTACATCTTCCAGGACCACGCATGGCACAACGGCCGCCGCCTGGACCTGAACAAGCACGGCTACTTCGAGATCAACCGCACCGGCATCAAGTCCGTGCTCAACGGCATCCGCATCAACACGGACGGCAGCAAGTTCGACCCGGGCTGGCTCAAGCAGTTCGCCCGCGCCTTCCACTGGCAGGGGCTGGCCACGCTGGGCTTCTGGTTCGGCTCGCTCTTCGTCCAGCAGATCCGCGCCACGCACAAGACCTTCCCCTTCCTGGAACTCACCGGCGAGCCCGGCGCGGGCAAGTCCACCATCCTGGAGTTTCTGTGGAAGTGCGTCGGCAGGGACGACTACGAGGGCTTCGACCTGCTCAAGTCGTCACCGGCGGGCAGGCGCCGGGCCTTCTCCCAGGTGTCCAACATGCCCGTGGTCATAATCGAGAGCGACCGCGACAACGGCGAGCGGGACGCCCGGCAGAAGCAGTTCGGCTTCGACGAGGTAAAGCCGTTCTTCAACGGCCGCGGCACCGGCACCCTGGGCGTTGCCCGGCGCAGCAACGACGTTGAAGAGCACCTCTTCCAGGCCTCGCTCTTGATCTCGCAAAACGCGGAAGTGGACGGCTCCGAGGCGCTCCTGCAGCGCATCGTGCATTGCCATGCGGACAAGAAGCACCACGGTCCGGGCACGCGCGAGGTCGCCCGCTGGTTCGAGCGCCAGACATCGGCCGAGGTCGGCGGATTCCTGGCCGCGGCTCTCGGCCGCGAGCGCGAGATCCTCGAGAAGTACACCGAAGCCTTCGAGCGCATCGAGGCGCACTACGCCGCCATGGGCGCGCTCAAGAACGAGCGCATCATCAAGAACCACGCCCAGGTCGCGGCCTGCGGAGAGGCCCTGCAGGTCCTCTTCCCGGACATGGCCGGGCACCTCACGGAAGGGCTCACCGAGTACCTGCACATCCGGGCCAAGGCGCGCGAGCAGCGTCTCGCTGCCGACCACCCGCTGGTGGAGCAGTTCTGGGAGATCTTCGACTACCTCCAGTCCGGCCGCGCCCACAAGATCGGCAACAGCCTCAACCACTCCAAGGACCCCGGCACCATTGCCGTCAACCTCAACCATTTCCGCGAGGAATCCAGGGCAGGCGGCCAACCCGACCTGGACATGCAGGCGCTCAAGAAGCTCCTGCCCTTCTGCAAGCGCTTCAAATTCCTCGACGCCAACCGCACCGTGCGGTCGTGCCAGACCGAGAAGCCGATGAAATGCTGGGTGTTCCAGCAAAAATAA